The Astatotilapia calliptera chromosome 14, fAstCal1.2, whole genome shotgun sequence genome includes a region encoding these proteins:
- the myo7aa gene encoding myosin VIIAa isoform X5 — protein sequence MFKRRDYVELYEKDQAKWALIRNVNTVMKHSTLLPGDYVWLDLKTGREFEVPIGAVVKLCDSGQIQVVDDEGNEHWISPQNATNIKPMHPTSIHGVEDMIRLGDLNEAGILRNLLIRYREKLIYTYTGSILVAVNPYQPLPIYTADQIRLYTNKKIGEMPPHIFAIADNCYFNMQRNNRDQCCIISGESGAGKTESTKLILQFLAAISGQHSWIEQQVLEANPILEAFGNAKTIRNDNSSRFGKYIDIHFNKRGAIEGAKIEQYLLEKSRVCRQAYDERNYHIFYCMLKGMTVDEKKKLGLSKATDYTYLTIGNCTVCDGRNDMKEYSNIRSAMKVLMFTDKENWEISKLLAAILHMGNLRYEARTYDNLDACEVVRSPHLTTSATLLEVDVKDLMNCLTSRTLITRGETVSTPLSMEQALDVRDAFVKGIYGRLFVWIVEKINAAIYKPPSSQPKALRRSIGLLDIFGFENFTVNSFEQLCINFANENLQQFFVRHVFKLEQEEYNLENINWQHIEFTDNQDALDMIAIKPMNIISLIDEESKFPKGTDTTMLNKLNFQHKLNTNYIPPKNNYETQFGIQHFAGVVYYETRGFLEKNRDTLYGDIIQLVHSSKNKFIKQIFQADVAMGAETRKRSPTLSSQFKRSLELLMRTLSVCQPFFVRCIKPNEYKKPMLFDRELCVRQLRYSGMMETIRIRRAGYPIRYTFVEFVDRYRVLMPGVKPAYKQEDLRGTCERIAEAVLGRDDDWQMGKTKIFLKDHHDMLLEIERDKAITDKVILIQKVVRGFKDRSNFLKLKKSAVLIQKTWRGYQCRKNYGAMRAGFSRLQALVRSRKLCASYHVARQRITAFQGRCRGFLVRRAFRHRLWAVITIQAYTRGMIARRLYKRLKAEYRRRLEAEKMRLAEEAKLRNQMSAKRAKAEAERKHQERLAQLAKEDAEREKKEKEEARRKKEMVEQMEKARTEPVNDSDMVDKMFGFLGTTSSFPGQEGQAPAGFEDLERTHHELEEEDLDEALPLPEDDDEEDLSEYKFAKFAATYFQGTTTHTYARRPLKQPLLFHDDEGDQLAALAVWITVLRFMGDLPEPKYHTAISDGSEKIPVMTKIYETLGKKTYKRELQALQGEGETPHSDSHKKNSVRHKLVSLTLKKKSKITEEVTKRLNDGEYGLHGNSMLEDRPTSNLEKLHFIIGNGILRPGLRDEIYCQICKQLSQNPSKSSHARGWILISLCVGCFAPSDKFVKYLRNFISCGPPGYAPYCEERLRRTFVNGTRTQPPSWLELQATKSKKPIMLPVTFMDGTTKTLLTDSATTAKELCSALSDKINLRDRFGFSLYIALFDKVSSLGSGSDHVMDAVSQCEQYAKEQGAQERNAPWRLFFRKEIFTPWHEPTEDQVATNLIYQQTVRGVKFGEYRCDRDDLAELASQQYYIDYGSEILLERLLSLIPSYIPDREITTSRSVEKWAHFIMAAHKKSIYTQKRFDPQKVKEEVVDFARHKWPLLFSRFYEAFKFSGPSLPKNDLIVAVNWTGVYFVDEQEQVLLELSFPEITAVSSSRGGKLQGQSFTLATIKGDEYTFTSNNAEDIRDLVVTFLEGLRKRSKFVVALQDNPNPTGEESTFLSFRKGDLILLDQETGEQVLNSGWAHGVNERTNQKGDFPVDCVYVLPTMTRPQQDIVALVTMTPEQRQESVRVSQVVMVETDDRTKPYTLEEFSYDYFRPPPKHTLSRVMVTKNRGKDKLWSCTREPLKQPLLKKVVSHEELAQDACMSFIAIMKYMGDYPSKRTRSVNELTDQIFEGALKAEPLKDEIYCQIIKQLTDNHVKYSEEKGWELLWLCTGLFPPSNVLLPHIQRYLQSKKHHPLSGDCMQRVHKALRNGSRKYPPHLVEVEAIQHKTTQIFHKVYFPDDTDEAFEVESSTKAKDFCQNISTRLLLKSPEGFSLFVKISDKVISVPEGDFFFDFVRHLTDWIKKSRPAKDGIVPSLTYQVFFMKKLWTNTVPGKDSFADSIFHYYQELPKYLRGYHKCSREEVFQLAALIYRVKFEDDKSHFPTIPKMLRELVPQDLIRQMSPDDWKRSVVAYFNKQAGKSREEAKLMFLKVIYKWPTFGSAFFEVKQTTEPNYPEILLIAINKHGVSLIDPKSKDILTTHPFTKISNWSSGNTYFHITIGNLVRGSKLLCETSLGYKMDDLLTSYISQMLTTMNKHRSGRGHSK from the exons ATGTTCAAGCGTCGGGATTATGTGGAGCTTTATGAGAAGGATCAGGCCAAATGGGCGCTGATACGCAACGTCAACACTGTGATGAAACACAGCACTCTGCTGCCG GGCGACTATGTCTGGTTGGACCTGAAGACTGGTCGGGAGTTTGAGGTGCCGATCGGCGCAGTGGTCAAACTCTGTGACTCCGGACAGATCCAAGTGGTGGACGATGAAGGAAAT GAGCACTGGATCTCCCCCCAAAATGCCACCAACATCAAGCCAATGCATCCCACCTCCATCCACGGGGTGGAAGACATGATTCGCTTGGGAGACCTCAATGAAGCTGGTATCCTCCGTAACCTGCTCatcagatacagagaaaaactcatATAT ACGTACACAGGCTCCATCCTTGTGGCTGTCAATCCTTACCAGCCGCTGCCCATCTACACGGCTGACCAGATCCGCCTCTACACCAACAAGAAGATCGGTGAAATGCCACCTCATATATTTGCCATTGCTGACAACTGTTACTTCAACATGCAGAGGAACAACCGCGACCAGTGCTGTATCATCAG TGGTGAATCTGgagcaggaaaaacagaaagcacCAAACTGATCCTTCAGTTTCTGGCGGCCATCAGTGGTCAACACTCCTGGATAGAGCAGCAGGTCCTGGAGGCAAACCCTATACTAgaag cCTTTGGAAACGCAAAAACGATCCGCAATGACAACTCATCTCGTTTTGGGAAATACATTGACATCCATTTCAACAAGCGAGGAGCCATAGAAGGAGCCAAGATAGAGCAGTACCTGCTGGAGAAATCCCGAGTCTGTCGACAG GCCTACGATGAGAGAAACTACCACATCTTCTACTGTATGCTGAAGGGAATGACTGTCgatgagaagaagaaactgGGGCTGAGCAAAGCCACAGACTACACCTACCTGACCATC GGTAACTGTACCGTTTGTGATGGCCGAAACGATATGAAGGAGTACTCCAACATCCGCTCTGCAATGAAG GTGCTGATGTTCACTGACAAGGAGAACTGGGAGATTTCTAAGCTGCTGGCTGCTATACTGCACATGGGAAACCTGAGATACGAGG CACGCACCTATGACAACCTCGATGCCTGTGAGGTGGTGCGGAGCCCTCATCTCACTACTTCTGCCACACTATTAgag gTGGACGTTAAGGATCTGATGAACTGTCTGACCAGCCGAACACTCATCACCAGAGGAGAGACGGTCTCCACCCCTCTCAGCATGGAACAAGCTCTGGATGTACGGGACGCTTTTGTTAAG gGTATTTACGGTCGCTTGTTTGTGTGGATCGTGGAAAAGATCAATGCAGCCATTTATAAGCCTCCGTCATCTCAGCCCAAAGCGCTCAGACGCTCCATCGGACTCCTGGACATCTTTGGCTTTGAAAACTTCACAGTAAACAG CTTCGAGCAGCTGTGCATAAACTTTGCCAACGAGAACCTGCAGCAGTTCTTCGTGCGTCATGTGTTCAAGCTAGAGCAGGAGGAGTACAACCTGGAGAACATCAACTGGCAGCACATTGAGTTCACAGACAACCAGGACGCTCTGGACATGATCGCCATCAAACCCATGAACATCATCTCACTCATCGACGAGGAGAGCAAATTTCCGAAG GGCACAGACACCACCATGCTCAACAAGCTGAACTTTCAGCATAAACTCAACACAAACTACATCCCTCCAAAGAACAACTATGAGACTCAGTTTGGCATCCAACACTTTGCTGGAGTGGTTTACTATGAAACAAGAG gtttcctGGAGAAGAACAGGGACACTTTGTATGGCGACATCATTCAGCTGGTTCACTCCTCCAAAAACAAGTTCATCAAACAAATCTTCCAGGCTGACGTAGCtatg ggagCAGAAACCAGGAAGCGTTCGCCCACCCTGAGCAGCCAGTTTAAAAGATCTCTGGAGCTGCTGATGAGAACTCTGAGCGTCTGTCAGCCGTTCTTCGTCCGCTGCATCAAACCCAATGAATACAAGAAGCCGATG CTGTTTGACAGGGAGCTGTGTGTGCGTCAGCTGAGGTACTCGGGTATGATGGAGACCATCCGAATACGCCGTGCTGGATATCCCATCCGCTACACCTTCGTGGAGTTCGTCGACCGCTACCGGGTGCTCATGCCTGGAGTCAAACCGGCGTACAAACAG GAGGACCTGAGAGGAACCTGTGAGAGGATCGCTGAGGCCGTGCTCGGCAGAGACGACGACTGGCAGATGGGAAAAACCAAGATCTTCCTCAAG GATCATCACGACATGCTGCTGGAGATCGAGAGAGACAAGGCCATCACAGACAAGGTCATCCTCATCCAGAAGGTGGTTCGGGGTTTCAAGGACAG ATCCAACTTCCTAAAGTTGAAGAAGTCGGCAGTGCTGATCCAGAAGACGTGGAGAGGATATCAGTGCAGGAAGAACTATGGAGCT ATGCGAGCTGGCTTTTCTCGCCTCCAAGCTCTGGTTCGTTCCAGGAAGTTGTGCGCATCGTATCACGTGGCCCGTCAGCGAATCACAGCCTTCCAGGGTCGCTGTCGCGGCTTCTTGGTGCGTCGAGCATTCAGGCACCGGCTGTGGGCCGTCATCACCATCCAGGCTTACACGAGAGGAATGATCGCTCGACGACTGTACAAGAGGCTGAAGGcagag TACCGGAGGAGGCTGGAGGCCGAGAAGATGCGTCTGGCTGAAGAAGCCAAACTGAGGAACCAGATGTCTGCAAAGAGAGCGAAAGCTGAGGCTGAACGCAAACACCAG GAGCGTCTGGCTCAGCTGGCCAAAGAGGACGCTGAGCgggagaagaaggagaaggaggaggctcGGAGGAAGAAGGAGATGGTCGAGCAGATGGAGAAGGCCCGCACGGAGCCTGTCAATGACTCCGACATGGTGGACAAGATGTTCGGCTTCCTGGGGACCACCAGTTCTTTCCCGGGTCAGGAAGGGCAAGCCCCCGCTGGCTTTGAG GATCTGGAGCGGACCCATCacgagctggaggaggaggatctGGATGAGGCTCTTCCTCTGCCTGAGGACGATGATGAAGAGGATTTATCAGAGTACAAGTTTGCCAAGTTTGCTGCCACCTACTTCCAGGGCACCACCACGCACACCTACGCCCGACGACCTCTCAAACAGCCGCTGCTCTTCCACGACGATGAGGGGGACCAGCTG GCTGCTCTGGCGGTGTGGATCACGGTGCTGAGGTTCATGGGCGATCTCCCGGAGCCAAAGTACCACACGGCCATCAGCGACGGCAGCGAGAAGATCCCAGTCATGACCAAAATCTACGAGACGCTGGGGAAAAAGACGTACAAGCGAGAGCTGCAGGCGCTGCaaggggagggagag ACGCCTCACTCTGACAGCCACAAGAAGAACAGCGTCCGACACAAACTTGTGTCCCTCACCCTGAAGAAGAAATCCAAGATCACCGAGGAG GTCACCAAGCGCCTTAACGATGGTGAGTACGGTCTTCATGGCAACAGCATGCTGGAAGATCGTCCCACATCCAACCTGGAGAAACTTCACTTTATCATCGGCAACGGGATCCTGAGGCCAGGACTcag ggatGAGATCTACTGTCAGATCTGTAAGCAGCTGAGTCAGAACCCGTCTAAGAGTTCTCACGCTCGCGGCTGGATCCTCATCTCTTTGTGTGTCGGCTGCTTCGCTCCATCAGACAAATTTGTGAAG TATCTGAGGAACTTCATCAGCTGCGGGCCTCCAGGCTACGCTCCATACTGTGAAGAACGTCTAAGACGAACTTTTGTGAATGGGACGCGAACGCAGCCTCCGTCCTGGCTGGAGCTGCAG GCCACCAAATCAAAGAAGCCCATCATGTTGCCGGTGACGTTCATGGATGGCACGACCAAAACGCTGCTGACAGACTCAGCCACCACAGCAAAGGAGCTCTGCAGCGCCCTGTCCGACAAGATCAACCTGCGAGACCGCTTTGGCTTCTCGCTGTACATCGCGTTGTTTGACAAG GTCTCCTCTTTAGGCAGCGGGAGCGACCATGTGATGGATGCCGTGTCGCAGTGCGAGCAGTACGCCAAAGAGCAGGGAGCTCAGGAGAGGAACGCCCCCTGGCGGCTGTTCTTCAGGAAAGAAATCTTTACGCCGTGGCACGAGCCAACAGAAGACCAGGTCGCCACCAACCTGATCTACCAGCAAACCGTCAGGGGCGTCAAGTTTGGAGAATACCGCTGTGACAGG GATGACCTCGCAGAGCTGGCCTCTCAGCAGTATTACATTGACTACGGTTCAGAGATCCTCCTGGAGCGCCTGCTGAGCCTCATCCCGTCTTACATCCCAGATAGAGAGATCACCACCTCCAGATCGGTGGAGAAGTGGGCTCACTTCATCATGGCTGCTCATAAAAAG AGCATCTACACCCAGAAGAGATTTGACCCTCAGAAGGTGAAGGAGGAAGTGGTCGACTTTGCTCGCCACAAGTGGCCTCTGCTGTTCTCTCGTTTCTACGAAGCCTTCAAGTTTTCAG GTCCCAGTCTGCCTAAAAACGACCTCATCGTCGCCGTCAACTGGACGGGAGTTTATTTTGTAGATGAGCAGGAACAGGTCCTCTTAGAGCTCTCCTTCCCAGAAATCACTGCAGTTTCCAGCAGCAG GGGAGGAAAGCTGCAGGGTCAGAGTTTCACTTTAGCGACCATCAAAGGAGACGAGTACACCTTCACCTCCAACAACGCAGAGGACATACGGGACCTGGTGGTGACCTTCCTGGAGGGTCTGAGGAAGAGGTCAAAGTTTGTGGTCGCTCTGCAGGACAACCCCAACCCCA CTGGAGAGGAGTCGACGTTCTTGAGCTTCCGGAAAGGAGACCTGATCCTGTTGGACCAGGAGACCGGCGAGCAGGTCCTCAACTCTGGCTGGGCACACGGTGTTAACGAACGAACCAATCAGAAGGGAGACTTCCCGGTGGACTGCGTCTACGTCCTGCCCACCATGACCCGACCTCAGCAGGACATAGTG GCGCTGGTCACCATGACGCCCGAGCAGCGTCAGGAGTCGGTTCGTGTTTCGCAGGTCGTCATGGTGGAAACTGATGACAGAACGAAACCCTACACGCTGGAGGAGTTCTCCTACGACTACTTCAG GCCTCCTCCCAAACACACCCTGAGCCGGGTGATGGTCACGAAGAATCGCGGGAAAGACAAGCTGTGGAGCTGCACCCGAGAGCCGCTGAAACAGCCGCTGCTGAAGAAGGTCGTCAGCCACGAGGAGCTGGCTCAGGACGCCTGCATGTCTTTTATAG CTATCATGAAGTACATGGGCGACTACCCGTCCAAACGAACTCGCTCGGTGAACGAGCTGACGGACCAGATCTTTGAAGGGGCGCTGAAGGCCGAACCACTGAAGGATGAGATCTACtgtcagatcatcaaacagctCACAGACAATCACGTCAA GTACAGTGAGGAGAAAGGCTGGGAGCTGCTGTGGTTGTGCACTGGGTTGTTTCCTCCCAGTAACGTGCTGTTGCCGCACATCCAGCGCTACCTCCAGTCCAAGAAGCACCACCCGCTGTCTGGAGACTGCATGCAGAGGGTGCACAAAGCGCTACG AAATGGATCCAGGAAGTACCCTCCTCATTTGGTGGAAGTGGAGGCCATCCAACATAAAACGACCCAAATCTTCCATAAAGTCTACTTCCCCGACGACACAGACGAG GCCTTCGAGGTGGAGTCGAGCACCAAGGCGAAGGATTTCTGTCAGAACATTTCCACCAGACTGCTGCTCAAATCTCCCGAAGGCTTCAGCCTCTTCGTCAAGATCTCGgacaag GTGATCAGTGTACCTGAGGGAGATTTCTTCTTTGACTTCGTCAGACATTTAACGGACTGGATCAAGAAATCTCGGCCGGCTAAAGACG GAATCGTTCCCTCTCTGACCTATCAGGTGTTCTTCATGAAGAAGCTGTGGACTAACACGGTTCCAGGGAAGGACTCCTTCGCTGACTCCATCTTCCACTACTACCAG GAGCTGCCTAAATACTTGCGTGGCTACCACAAATGTTCACGAGAGGAGGTTTTCCAGCTCGCAGCGCTTATCTATCGCGTCAAGTTCGAAGATGACAAATCCCATTTTCCCACAATTCCCAAGATGCTTCGGGAGCTGGTTCCCCAGGACCTCATCCGCCAGATGTCACCAGATGACTGGAAGAGG TCTGTTGTTGCATACTTCAACAAGCAGGCCGGGAAATCGAGGGAAGAGGCCAAACTGATGTTTCTGAAGGTCATCTACAAATGGCCGACCTTTGGCTCCGCCTTCTTTGAGGTTAAG CAAACCACAGAGCCCAACTACCCGGAGATCCTGCTGATCGCCATCAACAAGCATGGAGTCAGTCTCATTGACCCCAAGTCAAAG GACATCCTGACCACTCACCCCTTCACCAAGATCTCCAACTGGAGCAGCGGGAACACCTATTTCCACATCACCATCGGCAACCTGGTCAGAGGAAGCAAACTGCTGTGTGAGACCTCACTG